A stretch of DNA from Roseovarius sp. W115:
GCACGGCACAGCGCGCCGGCATTTCGCGCACCGGCTGGCAGTATGGCCAGACCGCCCTGGTCGCGGCCATCGAACATGAGTTGCCGCACCACGGCATTGCGCATCAGTTCTTCATGCCCCCCGGACCGCTGGCCATTCTGCCGCTTCCCGACAATGTCAGCTCGATTGTGTGGTCCGAAACAGCCGAAACAGCCGCGCGTTTCGCGGCCCTCTCCGATGCCGAATTTATGGAGGTCCTGCGCCCTCGCTTTGGGGATTTCCTCGGTGATATCTCACTGCGCGGCAAACGCTACACTTATCCCCTTGGCCTCAGCCTCGCCAACAGTTTTGTGGCCGAACGTGTGGCCCTCATTGGCGATGCGGCACATGGGTTGCACCCGATTGCCGGTCAGGGGCTGAATGCCGGACTGCGCGATGTGGGCGCCCTGGCGCAGGTTATTTCCGACGCCACCCAGCGTGGTGAGGATTTTGCAGCACCCAATGTTCTGGCCCGGTATCAGCAATGGCGGCGGTTTGACACCACGACGCTTGCGTTGACCACGGACCTGACCAATCGGCTGTTTTCCAACGATAATCCGTTTCTACGCTTTGCGCGTGATCTGGGCATGGGTGCCATCAACAAGGTGCCCACGTTGCGGCGTGGATTCATCCGAGAGGCGGCGGGACTGACCGGCGATCTGCCTGACCTGATGAAGGGCTAAAGCGTTCGGCCCAAAACCTGCATCACAGCTTTGGGTCGAATGCAGCGCAAGATAAGAGTGTTGCTCGCGCCCTGCCTTTATCTGATGTCTCAGGTTAAAGGCCGGACGCTTTAGCTGCGCTCCAGAATACGGATCACCGTGTCGCCATAGCTGCGCTGATCCAGTTGGGTCAAACCTTCGGGCACCACAACGGAACCACCTTCTTCCCAGACAACAAGCGCATCCTCTGACAGCCAACCGCCCGTGATCGCCGCTTTCATGGCCACCTCTCCCAGCCCCTTGCCATAAGGCGGGTCCAGAAAGATCAGGTCAAAGGCACGATCAGACGCACCAAGCTTGCGAGCATCACGCGAGATGAGTTTCGTATCTGCCTCAACCCCGCAGAGCGTGATGTTCTGACGCAAGATGCGTTGTGCCACACGACCGTTTTCGACAAAGGTCACGTTGGCCGCGCCCCGTGACAGCGCCTCCAGCCCCAGCGCCCCTGTCCCGGCAAAGATATCCAGCACCGCTACCCCCCGACCCGGTCCGAAAACCGGGACATCAGCACATTGAACAGACTTTCGCGAACGCGATCCGAGGTCGGGCGCAAACGGGCAACTTCATCCCCCTTGCCAACAGAGGCCAGTTTGCGGCCGCGAAATGCACCGCCAATGATCCTCACGCGCGCAACAGCGCCTTAAGGTCAGCATCGGGATCAGCCACCACATCCGCATCCGCCGTCTTGCCGCTGTCGATCAGACGCTTGCCTACCATATAGGCCCGCGCGTCGTTGGCCGCGTCCACGGCTAACAAAGTGTCCCCTTTGAAATACCAGAAAGACACGCCGTTCTCCGCTTGTCGGGTAATGACGCGATCATAGCCCGTGTTCAGCCCGGCAATCTGCAGTTTCACGTCATATTGATCCGACCAGAACCAGGGTTGCGGCACGTAGGCTTTGCCTGCGCCCAACAGGTTTTCGGCGACGCATTCGGCCATATCAATGGCATTGGGCACACTTTCCAACCGCAAGCGCTCCTGGCCATGCGGGAAAGACGCGCAATCTCCCGCCGCCCAGATGCCCTCAGCACTGGTTTGACCCAAGGCATCGACCTTGATCCCATTGTCAATCTCGACACCCGCCGCCTCAGCCAGTTTGGTGTCCGGGGTGATCCCCACGCCAACAATGACAAAATCGACGTCCAGTTGACGCCCATCGCTCAATCGTGCGCCGCTGACAAGGTCGTCGCCGAGCAGCGTCTCAAGACCGACACCTTCGACAATCTCAACCCCATGCCCCTGATGCAGCGCCCGAAAATAGTCGGATGTCTCAGGCGACGCCACGCGTTGCAAAATGCGATCGGCCATCTCAACCAGAACCACGTTGAGGCCTTTGCTTGCAGCCACAGCCGCCGCCTCAAGCCCGATATATCCGCCACCCACAATCAAAACCCGCGCCCCAGGTTTGAATTCAGGTGCCATGGCATCGACATCCTGCAAATCCCGCACAACGTAAACACCCCCCAGCGCGCCGCCGATGGAGGCTGGCAACCGGCGCGGTGCGGACCCGGTGGTCAGAACAAGCTGATCATAAACTAGCGTCTCGTTCCCCACTGAAATCGTCTTCGCGGCAGGATCTATGCCTGTCACTTCTTCGCCCAATCTCAGAGCGATATAATTCTCGTCATAAAAACTCTCTGGCCGCAGATAGAGCCGCTCTAACTCCATCTCCCCCAGCAGATACTTCTTGGACAAGGGCGGGCGTTGATAGGGCGGGGCAGGTTCGGCACCAATCAGTGTGACAGCACCCTCATGCCCAAGCGCGCGAAGTTTGGCGACAAGCGAACTTCCCGCCTGCCCCGCGCCGATGACAACGATTCCCGACATGCTATCCTCCGATTTAGATGGCCACGGCCAAAGCACAGCCTATAACTACGGTCAATCAACCCGCAAATGATAGACAGGATGCGACAATGACCCTTTCCACTGGCGACAAACTTCCCGAAGCTTCTTTACTGCAACTGGGCGCGGATGGCCCCGAAGCCGTCAGTCTTTCGGAGAAAACCAATGGCCGCAAGGTGGTGATCTTTGCGGTGCCCGGTGCGTATACGCCCACATGCCACTCCGCCCACGTGCCCAGCTTTATCCGCACCAAAGATGCGCTCGCAGCTAAAGGCGTGGATGAAATCATTTGCGTGTCGGTGAATGATCCGTTCACCATGAAAGCCTGGGGTGAGGCCACGGGGGCGACCAAGGCGGGCATCACCATGCTCAGCGATGCGGATTCCAGTTTCACCAAAGCCATTGGTATGAATTTCGACGCGCCCCCGGCTGGCCTATTTGGCCGGTCCTTGCGCTATGCGATGGTTGTTGAAGATGGCGCGGTGACCGTGCTCAACGCCGAAGAAAGTCCCGGTGTATGCGAGACATCCGCGGGCGAGACCATTCTCGACGCGCTTTGATTTGACATTCTTGGGCGGGCCGTAAAAGCGCCCGCCTTATCCTTGGGCCAGATCATCCATCTTACGGGCCAGTTTGATGTCCAAAGCGCTCAAACCGCCAACGTCATGCGTGCTCAATGTGACCTGCACGGTTTTGTAGACATTGAACCACTCCGGGTGGTGGTTCCATTTCTCGGCCCAAAGCGCGGCGCGGGTCATGAAGCCGAACGCATCCACGAAGTTCTTGAACTGAAACTCACGGTGGATCGCATCTCGCCCGTCCACCATAGCCCAGCCATTGGCCAATAGTGGCGATAACTCCGTGTCACGCTCTGCATCGCTCAGCTTCTCGGTCATTCCTGTTCCTCCACCTGTGCTTTCTTGAACGGACCATAGGCCGTTAGAATTTCGATATCCTCGGACACGGCCTGACGCTCAGCATCCAGATACCGCGCAACGGCATCCCCGAAAGACGGATCGCGAAACCAGTGCAAGGAGTGTGTCTCAACCGGAAGATATCCGCGCGCCAGCTTGTGCTCCCCTTGCGCGCCCGCTTCGACACGCTTGAGGCCGTTCGCAATCGCGTAGTCAATCGCCTGATAATAGCACAGCTCAAAATGCATCGCCGGATAGTGCGCCGTGCAGCCCCAGTAGCGTCCGAACAAGGCATCGCGCCCGATCATGTTCAAAGCCCCGGCGACTGGTTCACCGTCACGCAGCGCCAGCACCAACAGGATATCGTCGCGCAGCATGTCATGCGCCATGTCAAAGAACGCGCGCGTCAGATAGGGCATCCCCCATTTCCGCGCGCCGGTATCCTGATAAAAGGTCCAGATATACTCCCAATGCGCGGGCCTGATCTGATCCCCTGTCAACTGCACGATCTCAACGCCGCAGCCTTGGGCCTGCGCACGCTCCTTGCGGATATTCTTGCGCTTGCGCGAACTGAGCGAGCCCAGGAAATCATCAAAGCTTTCGTAGCCCTTGTTGAGCCAGTGAAACTGTTGCGTGGTGCGCGGCAGAAGACCCATTTGAGTGCCATTTTCCCGCTCACCTTCGGTGCAGAACGTGACATGCAAGGATGACAGGCTGTGCCGATCCGCCAACTGCACCGCCGCCTGCACCGACGCCTCTTGTCCAGCTCGCTCATACCCCGGACGCGTCAGGAACCGCCGTCCGGTGACTGGAGTGAACGGCACGGCCAGTTGTAGCTTTGGGAAATACCGCCCCCCGGCGCGCTCATAGGCATGCGCCCAGTTGTGGTCAAAAATGTATTCGCCCTGGCTGTGCGACTTGGCATAAAGCGGTGCGCAGGCGATCACCTGCCCGTCCATTTCCGCTGTCAGATACTGCGCCTGCCATCCGGTGCCGACGCCCACCGACCGGCTGTCTTCCAGGGCTTTGAGAAACCGGTAGGTCGTGAACGGGTCATCTGGCCGACCGGTTGTGGCCTCCGGACAGGCGCAGGTGTCCCAGTCCTCGGCCCGGATTTGGGCGAGGCTGTCGCAGACGCTGACGATGACTGATCCGCCGTCCATGCCAATCCTTTGATTACATGCTCTTCAATCTGGTCTGCGCGGGGCCCGCTTCAAGCAGGGATCTCGGCGAGATAGCCCTCAAAGGTCACATTGTCGGCAACTTGGCGCGCAAGCGCTTCTTGCTGCGCTGTGCGGATGGTCCAGCAAAAAACATCCGCGCCCTTGGTCTTCAATTCGGCCACGCGTGGCCTCAAAAGATCGTCCGCCTGATGGCTAATGAAACTGGCCCCCACTCGGTCAAAATCGGGGATATCGCGCAGCCTTTCGCGAACAGGCTCGTCAAGTTCCGGCCAGTTCTTTTCCCTGTAGGGGCTTGTGACCAGCCCTCGTGGAACATCCGGGACAAGCTCGGCCAAAAGGGCGACCATCTCGGGATTGAACGACATCAGACCCACCGCACCCTCGTAGCCCTGCAACGCACGGGCGGTGGCCTTTTCCAGACGCCCATCGGTCACCCCCATCTGGCCATGCTGATCCTTGAGCTCAATCAGCATCGGCGCACGGCCCGCGACCAGTGTCAGTATCTCTGACAGCGTCGGGATACCGTCTGATCCACCTTTCAGCGGGATCTGCGACAGCCCCGCTGCATCATGCTCCAGAACCAAACCGCATTTGGACGTGAGGCGATCCAGATCATAATCGTGAAACACCATCGCCTCACCATCACGGCTCAGCTGCAGGTCAATCTCAATCCCATAGCCGTGATCCAGCGCAGCCTGAACCGCCGCGCGTGAGTTTTCTGGCCGCCCGCCTGCCACATCGTGCAATGCGCGATGTGCCAGCGGCGCCTCGAAAAAGGACCGGTGCAGCCGGATCATTTGATCTGAAACACGCCTTCGATTTCGACCGCCACACCAAAGGGCAGCGCCGGAGACGACACTGCGGCGCGGGCATGTTTGCCGGTCTCGCCCAGCGCTTCGCCGATAAAGTCGGATGCGCCGTTGATGACTTGGGGCTGATCCTTGAAATCATCGGTAGAATTGACAAAGCCACCCAGTTTGACGACCCGTTGCAGCCGGTCAAGATCACCGCCGCAGGCCGCCTTCACCTGGGCCAGCAAATTGATGGCACAAACCCGCGCTGCCTTGGCGCCCGTGGCGACATCCATGTCATCCCCCAGCTTGCCAATCATGAGCGTGTCACCATCTTTTGGCAGCTGACCTGACACATAGAGCATGTCGCCTACCTGAACATAAGGCACATAATTGGCCGCCGGTGCAGGCGCATCAGGAAGTGTGACCCCCATCTCTGCCAGTTTGCTCTCAAATTTGCCCATCGGCCTCGTCTCCCGGATTCGTTTCGCCTGTGGACGCTAGCCGCAGTGCTCGGCAAAGAAAATCAGGAAAAACTGTTTTTGCAGCGATGATTTGTTCAGATCATATCGGTGCAGGCGGAGTTACTCGCGAAATGCTTTGGAGAAATAGTCGCTGAGCGGTTTGACCAGATAGGCCAGCGGCGTGCGGTCTTGCGTGCGGATAAACGCCTCGACCGGCATTCCGGGGATCAGGGTCACATCTTGCGGCAGACGTGCCTGTTCCCCTTCGCTGAGTTCAATTTCGGCGCGATAGTAGCTCCGATGTGTGCCTTCCTCTTCGAAGGCATCGGCCGAGATTTGCATCACCTGCCCGGTGAGTTCCGGCGTGCGTCTTTGGTCGAGCGCCGAAAAGCGCAGGATGACATCCTGGCCCAGGTAAATCTTGTCGATATGAATGGGCTCGACCCGCGCGTTGATTATGAGCGGGCGATCTTGCGGCACAATATAGAGGATAGGATCTGCAGGCCGAACGACCGACCGCAGGGCAAAAACCTGTAGGTCATACACAATACCGGACACTGGTGCACGGATATCCAGCCGAGAGAGTCTTTCCATAAGCGCGCGACGCTCTTCCAGAAGCTCCAATTCGCGGTACTGCTGATCGCGCAGGGTGGCGATGGCCTCTTCGCGTTGTTGCGTGCCGAGCTTGAGCACTTCAATGTCGATCTCCGTCATGCGCCCTTCGGCCTGTGCCACCTGCGCCGCCAAGTCGCCCATCTGTCCGGAAAGACGCGCTCTTTCGCGTTGCAGTGTCAAAACGCGTGTCGCTTGGGCCAGCCCCTGATCCAGCAGCGCCTGTTGGTTGGCCAATTCAACATCAATCAGCTCAAGCTGTTCTTGCAACGCAGTTGCCTGAGCTGTCAGGCCGGTGATCTGATCCACGATTTGCCGCCTTTGCTTTTCAAGCTGCGTGATCTCCTGTGCGGTCGTTTCCGCGCGCGCAGCCAGCAACCGCGCCTGGCCTTGCAAAAGCCCCGAGACATCCGAATTTGCCAAGGCGACTTGCTGGAGTAGCGGGTCAAAATTGATCCCGGGCGCTTCGTCGCGCTCGGCTTCCAGCCGCCCACGCCGCGCCATCAGCTCAAAAAGCTGGCTCTCGGTGATAGAAAGCTGCGACCGCAGCGCGGTTGGATCAAGCCGCAACAGCACATCACCTGCGACGACGAAATCTCCCTCATCGACCGCCAGTTCCGCCACCACGCCGCCATCAGGGTGCTGCACCACCTGCCGGTTTTGATCGACCTCGATCCGACCTTCCGCGACAATCGCTCCGGAAATCGTGGTGAGCGCCGCCCAGGTGCCAAAACCGCCCAAGAGAACAACCACACTGAAGATGCCGATATAGAGCGGACGTCGCACCGACCAGGCATTGCGCTTGGACACAGTCATTGCACCCCCCGAAGGCCATTGCCGCCAATCACATCGAGATGGTTTTTAACCACATTGCGCAGCACGTCATCTTTAGGGCCAAAGGCGCGCACGCGACCACCGTCCAACATCAGGAGTTTTTCGCATTCCTGAATCGCTGCAGGACGATGCGCCATGATCAAGACCGAACAGCCCTCGGCCTTAAAACTGCGGATGGCGGTGTTCACAGCCTCGCTGCCCTCATTGTCGAGGTTTGAATTGGGCTCATCAAGAACAAGAAGCACAGGATCGTCATACATCGCGCGCGCCAGGCCGATGCGCTGCATCTGTCCACCCGACAATCGCCCGCCACCCGGTGTAACCGGTGTATCGTAGCCGTCGGGCAGCTTGAGGATCATTTTGTGAGCATCCGCTTTTTTGGCAGCGGCAACGGTCTTGTCCGGATCGGGTGTGTCAGCCAAACGCGCGATATTCTCTGCAATTGTGCCTTCAAAAAGCTGCACGCGCTGCGGCAGATATCCGACCAGTCCACCCAGCGTACTTGCCTCGTATTGATCGAGCGTCGCCCCATCCAGCCGAACCTTACCTGCCGCCGGATACCACAAACCCGTCAGCGCACGCGCAAGCGAAGATTTCCCGGCGCCCGAGGGACCAATCACTCCAACGGCTTCTCCGGGGTGCACCACAAAACTGACATTGCGCAGTGCGGCCTGTTTTTCACCTGGCGGAAAAACTGTGAGTTGGCGCACATCCAGATGCGCGTTGGGGCGCGGCAGCGGTATACGTGCACGTTCTGGCGGCACGGTGCCGAGCAAATCGGCAAGCGACGCCCATCCACGAACCGCACGGTGGA
This window harbors:
- a CDS encoding FAD-dependent monooxygenase, which codes for MLRHMAQPQDIVIVGGGLTGPALALALAQAGQSVTIIDSLPQTVRKNAGFDGRSYALALASVRLLSGIGIWDSVAENAQPMLEIKVTDGRAGEGAAPFFLHFDHAEIEEGPMGHMLEDRYLRRAFLDAMKVHPAITQVTDTVVAQEADAKGVRLALASGKTLDARLLLGSDGRTSGTAQRAGISRTGWQYGQTALVAAIEHELPHHGIAHQFFMPPGPLAILPLPDNVSSIVWSETAETAARFAALSDAEFMEVLRPRFGDFLGDISLRGKRYTYPLGLSLANSFVAERVALIGDAAHGLHPIAGQGLNAGLRDVGALAQVISDATQRGEDFAAPNVLARYQQWRRFDTTTLALTTDLTNRLFSNDNPFLRFARDLGMGAINKVPTLRRGFIREAAGLTGDLPDLMKG
- a CDS encoding NAD(P)/FAD-dependent oxidoreductase, which codes for MSGIVVIGAGQAGSSLVAKLRALGHEGAVTLIGAEPAPPYQRPPLSKKYLLGEMELERLYLRPESFYDENYIALRLGEEVTGIDPAAKTISVGNETLVYDQLVLTTGSAPRRLPASIGGALGGVYVVRDLQDVDAMAPEFKPGARVLIVGGGYIGLEAAAVAASKGLNVVLVEMADRILQRVASPETSDYFRALHQGHGVEIVEGVGLETLLGDDLVSGARLSDGRQLDVDFVIVGVGITPDTKLAEAAGVEIDNGIKVDALGQTSAEGIWAAGDCASFPHGQERLRLESVPNAIDMAECVAENLLGAGKAYVPQPWFWSDQYDVKLQIAGLNTGYDRVITRQAENGVSFWYFKGDTLLAVDAANDARAYMVGKRLIDSGKTADADVVADPDADLKALLRA
- a CDS encoding peroxiredoxin — protein: MTLSTGDKLPEASLLQLGADGPEAVSLSEKTNGRKVVIFAVPGAYTPTCHSAHVPSFIRTKDALAAKGVDEIICVSVNDPFTMKAWGEATGATKAGITMLSDADSSFTKAIGMNFDAPPAGLFGRSLRYAMVVEDGAVTVLNAEESPGVCETSAGETILDAL
- a CDS encoding 4a-hydroxytetrahydrobiopterin dehydratase; this translates as MTEKLSDAERDTELSPLLANGWAMVDGRDAIHREFQFKNFVDAFGFMTRAALWAEKWNHHPEWFNVYKTVQVTLSTHDVGGLSALDIKLARKMDDLAQG
- a CDS encoding GNAT family N-acetyltransferase — encoded protein: MDGGSVIVSVCDSLAQIRAEDWDTCACPEATTGRPDDPFTTYRFLKALEDSRSVGVGTGWQAQYLTAEMDGQVIACAPLYAKSHSQGEYIFDHNWAHAYERAGGRYFPKLQLAVPFTPVTGRRFLTRPGYERAGQEASVQAAVQLADRHSLSSLHVTFCTEGERENGTQMGLLPRTTQQFHWLNKGYESFDDFLGSLSSRKRKNIRKERAQAQGCGVEIVQLTGDQIRPAHWEYIWTFYQDTGARKWGMPYLTRAFFDMAHDMLRDDILLVLALRDGEPVAGALNMIGRDALFGRYWGCTAHYPAMHFELCYYQAIDYAIANGLKRVEAGAQGEHKLARGYLPVETHSLHWFRDPSFGDAVARYLDAERQAVSEDIEILTAYGPFKKAQVEEQE
- a CDS encoding glycerophosphodiester phosphodiesterase family protein is translated as MIRLHRSFFEAPLAHRALHDVAGGRPENSRAAVQAALDHGYGIEIDLQLSRDGEAMVFHDYDLDRLTSKCGLVLEHDAAGLSQIPLKGGSDGIPTLSEILTLVAGRAPMLIELKDQHGQMGVTDGRLEKATARALQGYEGAVGLMSFNPEMVALLAELVPDVPRGLVTSPYREKNWPELDEPVRERLRDIPDFDRVGASFISHQADDLLRPRVAELKTKGADVFCWTIRTAQQEALARQVADNVTFEGYLAEIPA
- a CDS encoding RidA family protein; its protein translation is MGKFESKLAEMGVTLPDAPAPAANYVPYVQVGDMLYVSGQLPKDGDTLMIGKLGDDMDVATGAKAARVCAINLLAQVKAACGGDLDRLQRVVKLGGFVNSTDDFKDQPQVINGASDFIGEALGETGKHARAAVSSPALPFGVAVEIEGVFQIK
- a CDS encoding HlyD family type I secretion periplasmic adaptor subunit, which translates into the protein MTVSKRNAWSVRRPLYIGIFSVVVLLGGFGTWAALTTISGAIVAEGRIEVDQNRQVVQHPDGGVVAELAVDEGDFVVAGDVLLRLDPTALRSQLSITESQLFELMARRGRLEAERDEAPGINFDPLLQQVALANSDVSGLLQGQARLLAARAETTAQEITQLEKQRRQIVDQITGLTAQATALQEQLELIDVELANQQALLDQGLAQATRVLTLQRERARLSGQMGDLAAQVAQAEGRMTEIDIEVLKLGTQQREEAIATLRDQQYRELELLEERRALMERLSRLDIRAPVSGIVYDLQVFALRSVVRPADPILYIVPQDRPLIINARVEPIHIDKIYLGQDVILRFSALDQRRTPELTGQVMQISADAFEEEGTHRSYYRAEIELSEGEQARLPQDVTLIPGMPVEAFIRTQDRTPLAYLVKPLSDYFSKAFRE